One stretch of Candidatus Dadabacteria bacterium DNA includes these proteins:
- a CDS encoding cupin domain-containing protein, with product MYVKKVKEVESTIIGAGQGTSRQVLISPEEGPNFAMRKFVMQPGGDIPAHTNAVEHEQYVLGGRARIGIGDEVYNVEKDDVVFIPAGVPHWYEVDGDEPFEFLCLVPNLEDKIELIK from the coding sequence ATGTATGTAAAGAAAGTTAAAGAAGTAGAGAGTACGATTATCGGAGCAGGGCAGGGTACTTCAAGGCAGGTTCTCATCAGTCCGGAGGAAGGTCCGAACTTCGCGATGAGAAAATTTGTTATGCAGCCCGGGGGTGATATCCCCGCTCATACCAACGCAGTTGAGCATGAGCAGTACGTGCTTGGTGGCAGGGCTCGGATTGGAATTGGAGACGAGGTGTATAACGTCGAGAAGGATGACGTAGTCTTTATTCCTGCCGGGGTGCCGCACTGGTATGAAGTTGATGGCGATGAGCCTTTTGAGTTTCTGTGTCTTGTGCCGAATCTTGAAGATAAGATAGAGCTTATAAAATGA
- a CDS encoding cold-shock protein: MMQGTVKWFNSSKGYGFITSSEVQDDVFVHYTAIEGEGYKTLNEGDEVTFEITQGKKGPTATNVVPA, translated from the coding sequence ATAATGCAGGGAACTGTAAAATGGTTTAATAGCTCCAAAGGCTATGGATTTATAACATCCAGCGAAGTACAGGATGATGTTTTTGTTCATTACACCGCTATTGAGGGCGAGGGTTACAAGACTCTCAATGAAGGCGACGAAGTAACCTTTGAGATCACTCAAGGTAAAAAAGGACCCACCGCAACAAACGTTGTGCCTGCTTAA
- a CDS encoding methyltransferase domain-containing protein, giving the protein MNWELLIDLHKSNDRQGPGSEEQTKMAITLSGLSCASEILQVADIGCGTGASTLVLAENLNANITAVDLFPEFLSVLTTNAEKQGLADKIRTLACSMDDLPFEEGSLDAIWAEGAVYNMGFKKSVAYFKRFLKPSGILAASEITWLTQSRPDEIRSYWDNEYPEIATAADKIKVLEEQGFILKGYFPLPVSCWIDNYYDPLRSGFDAFLAKHDTEEAKEVIDAETNEITLYEKYRNYYSYGFYIARKS; this is encoded by the coding sequence ATGAACTGGGAATTATTGATTGACTTGCACAAGAGCAACGACCGGCAGGGTCCGGGAAGCGAAGAGCAAACGAAAATGGCGATAACCCTGTCGGGTTTATCCTGTGCTTCCGAGATACTGCAGGTTGCCGATATAGGGTGCGGAACCGGAGCCTCAACGTTGGTGCTGGCGGAAAATCTGAATGCCAACATCACAGCCGTTGATCTGTTCCCCGAATTTCTGAGTGTGCTGACGACCAATGCTGAGAAACAAGGACTGGCCGACAAGATCAGAACACTGGCCTGTTCCATGGACGACCTGCCGTTTGAAGAAGGAAGCCTTGATGCCATATGGGCCGAGGGCGCAGTTTACAACATGGGCTTCAAAAAAAGCGTTGCCTATTTCAAACGCTTCTTAAAACCTAGCGGCATACTAGCCGCATCTGAAATCACGTGGCTGACGCAGAGCCGCCCGGATGAAATCAGATCCTACTGGGACAATGAATATCCGGAAATTGCCACCGCCGCGGATAAAATCAAGGTGCTTGAGGAACAAGGATTTATTCTGAAGGGCTATTTCCCTTTGCCTGTATCTTGCTGGATTGATAACTACTACGATCCGCTACGAAGCGGCTTTGATGCATTTCTGGCCAAGCACGATACCGAGGAAGCAAAGGAGGTCATTGATGCGGAAACAAACGAAATCACGCTCTATGAAAAATACCGGAACTATTACAGCTATGGCTTTTACATTGCCCGCAAGTCCTGA
- the moeB gene encoding molybdopterin-synthase adenylyltransferase MoeB — protein sequence MDLSNQEITRYSRHLIMPEVGIEGQKKLKNSKVLCIGAGGLGSPLALYLTAAGVGTLGILDFDVVDFSNLQRQVIHSEKTVGTPKVESARDRLLELNSDTNIVTYNEMLNSDNAMDIMKDYDVVVDGTDNFATRYLTNDACVFLGIPNVYGSIFRFEGQVSVFDAKRGPCYRCLYPEPPPPGLVPSCAEGGVLGILPGVVGTIQASEVVKLIIGEGTPLIGRLLFIDVLNMEPRILKLRKDPDCPVCGENATVTELIDYQEFCGIGRGEEVEEEKPKVEEITVEEFSSIKENEANFVLIDVREPHEYEICNIEGSRLIPLGELKDRTDELDPKDDIVVHCHHGGRSMKAATFLAEQGFSKVKNLKGGIDEWAEKYDSEMARY from the coding sequence ATGGACTTGAGCAACCAGGAGATAACTAGGTACAGCAGGCACCTTATAATGCCCGAAGTCGGCATTGAGGGACAGAAAAAACTCAAAAACTCAAAGGTCCTCTGTATCGGCGCCGGAGGGCTCGGGTCTCCGCTTGCTCTATACCTCACGGCCGCGGGGGTCGGCACACTGGGAATACTGGACTTCGACGTTGTCGATTTCAGCAACCTGCAAAGGCAGGTGATCCACAGCGAGAAGACCGTTGGCACTCCCAAGGTGGAATCCGCAAGAGACCGTCTCCTGGAACTTAACTCCGATACCAATATCGTTACCTATAACGAGATGCTGAATTCGGACAACGCCATGGACATAATGAAAGACTATGACGTGGTCGTCGACGGGACGGACAATTTCGCCACGAGGTATCTCACAAACGATGCCTGTGTTTTCCTCGGAATTCCGAACGTCTACGGAAGCATCTTCAGGTTCGAGGGTCAGGTAAGCGTGTTCGACGCGAAAAGAGGCCCCTGCTACAGGTGTCTCTATCCAGAGCCCCCTCCCCCGGGACTGGTGCCGAGCTGCGCCGAAGGAGGAGTGCTGGGAATACTGCCCGGAGTTGTGGGAACCATTCAGGCATCAGAGGTCGTAAAGCTTATAATCGGCGAGGGGACGCCCCTTATAGGAAGGCTTCTCTTTATTGACGTCCTCAACATGGAGCCGAGGATACTGAAGCTCCGAAAAGATCCTGACTGCCCCGTCTGCGGCGAGAACGCGACCGTGACCGAACTCATAGACTACCAGGAGTTCTGCGGTATCGGCCGAGGCGAAGAGGTTGAAGAGGAAAAACCCAAGGTCGAGGAGATAACCGTTGAGGAGTTCAGCTCTATCAAGGAAAACGAGGCCAACTTCGTTCTGATCGACGTGAGAGAGCCCCATGAGTACGAGATATGCAACATCGAGGGCTCAAGGCTTATTCCCCTCGGCGAACTCAAGGACAGAACGGACGAGCTTGACCCCAAGGACGACATAGTCGTTCACTGCCACCACGGTGGGAGAAGCATGAAGGCCGCGACTTTCCTTGCCGAGCAGGGTTTCAGCAAGGTTAAGAACCTCAAGGGCGGCATAGACGAGTGGGCTGAGAAGTACGACTCGGAAATGGCCAGGTACTGA
- the recR gene encoding recombination mediator RecR codes for MPRTGLPEPISRLIEELSKLPGIGEKNATRLAFHIFRSSEAYARSLSSAIIRTKSDVSTCGTCFNFTEKDPCAICSDPSRDPQVLCVVEEPLDLLAIERSGEFRGKYHVLHGVISPLEGVGPEDLRIKELLARAEREDIREIIVATGTNVEGEATAVYLSRTIKPLGIKTSRIAYGIPVGGDIEFIDELTLGKALRDRKEM; via the coding sequence ATGCCAAGAACCGGCCTTCCCGAGCCGATCTCAAGACTAATAGAAGAACTTTCCAAACTTCCGGGAATCGGCGAAAAAAACGCGACACGCCTTGCATTTCACATATTCCGATCATCGGAAGCCTACGCGCGCAGCCTCTCAAGCGCAATAATCAGAACCAAATCCGACGTAAGCACATGCGGCACGTGCTTTAACTTCACGGAAAAGGACCCGTGCGCGATCTGCTCGGATCCTTCAAGAGACCCGCAGGTCCTCTGCGTCGTTGAAGAACCACTTGACCTGCTGGCAATTGAGAGAAGCGGGGAGTTCCGGGGAAAATACCACGTCCTCCACGGGGTAATCTCTCCTCTTGAAGGCGTAGGCCCAGAAGACCTCCGGATAAAAGAACTTCTAGCGAGAGCGGAGCGTGAGGATATAAGAGAGATAATAGTCGCGACCGGCACAAACGTCGAAGGCGAAGCCACCGCGGTTTACCTCTCAAGAACAATAAAGCCCCTCGGGATCAAAACCTCGAGAATAGCCTACGGAATACCCGTCGGCGGAGACATAGAGTTCATAGACGAACTCACGCTTGGCAAGGCGCTTCGGGACAGAAAGGAAATGTAA
- a CDS encoding NUDIX hydrolase, which yields MPEKWKLQKSTPLNDYRIFSTKKKSTVSPKDGTVHDFYVMDAPDWVNIIAVTPAGEIVLIKQFRHGTGEITLEIPGGMIDPGESPAECARRELLEETGFTSTRWEQIGCVRPNPAFMSNSCYTFLASGCERTSEPSFDTTEDIETLLVSPQEIKRYIREGTIDHCIVIAAFGFYFLRE from the coding sequence ATGCCAGAGAAATGGAAGCTTCAAAAGAGCACTCCACTCAACGACTACAGAATTTTTTCGACGAAAAAGAAAAGCACCGTCTCGCCCAAAGACGGTACCGTCCACGACTTCTACGTAATGGACGCTCCCGACTGGGTTAACATTATCGCCGTTACGCCCGCCGGTGAAATCGTTTTAATAAAGCAGTTTCGCCACGGCACCGGAGAGATCACGCTTGAGATCCCGGGCGGAATGATTGATCCGGGGGAAAGTCCTGCTGAGTGCGCGCGCAGAGAGCTCCTTGAGGAAACGGGATTCACCTCCACTAGGTGGGAGCAGATAGGGTGCGTCAGGCCGAACCCGGCTTTTATGTCAAACTCCTGCTATACCTTCCTTGCATCTGGCTGTGAGCGGACGTCGGAACCGTCTTTTGACACTACAGAAGACATAGAAACCCTGCTTGTCTCTCCGCAGGAAATAAAACGATACATAAGGGAAGGCACCATAGATCACTGCATAGTGATAGCGGCGTTCGGGTTTTACTTTCTCAGGGAGTGA
- a CDS encoding cold-shock protein, which translates to MMQGTVKWFNSSKGYGFITSNEVQDDVFVHYTAIEGEGYKTLNEGDEVTFEIVQGKKGPTATNVIKTS; encoded by the coding sequence ATAATGCAGGGAACTGTAAAATGGTTTAATAGCTCCAAAGGCTATGGATTTATAACATCCAACGAAGTGCAGGATGATGTTTTTGTTCACTACACCGCTATTGAGGGCGAGGGTTACAAGACTCTCAATGAGGGTGACGAAGTAACCTTTGAGATCGTTCAAGGTAAAAAAGGACCCACCGCAACAAACGTAATAAAGACTTCCTAA
- the cimA gene encoding citramalate synthase, with translation MSNSRTVEIYDVTLRDGTQGENISFSIHDKIRITQRLDDLGVHYIEGGWPGSNERDKGYFEEAKKLGLKNASVAAFGSTRRARKSCEEDASIQALLEAETPVVTIVGKSWDFQVTEALKIELEENLELVHDSIEYLKRHVDKVFFDAEHFFDGWKRNSEYSAKVLETAYGAGVDTVVLCDTNGGSMPWDVEGAIREVNGMFDNPSLGIHTHNDSEVGVANTLYAVREGASQVQGTMNGYGERCGNANLCAIIPNIALKLGMDSISAEDLKKLYSVSHFIHELTNLAPLKKQAFVGESAFAHKGGIHVSAVMKNSDTYEHVEPQSVGNRRRVLVSDLSGRANIAYKAQELGVEIDPKDERILEILNELKVLENQGYEFEGADASFELLVRKTLGTYKKRFHLKNTRTLVEKREGDEEPLSEATAEVRVNGVTEYTVARGTGPVSAIDRALRKSLEKFFPSLKTLRLFDYRVRVVSRSGGTDSVVRVLVESGDGEKRWSTVGVSDNIVEASWKALVDSIDYKILKDELEARD, from the coding sequence ATGAGTAATTCGAGAACCGTTGAGATATACGACGTGACCCTGCGTGACGGAACCCAGGGGGAAAACATATCCTTTTCCATACACGACAAGATCCGGATAACGCAAAGACTGGATGACCTCGGGGTGCATTACATCGAGGGCGGATGGCCCGGCTCTAACGAGAGGGACAAGGGGTATTTTGAGGAAGCGAAGAAACTGGGGCTTAAAAACGCGAGCGTCGCGGCTTTCGGAAGCACAAGACGCGCAAGGAAAAGCTGCGAGGAAGACGCTAGCATACAGGCGCTTCTGGAGGCCGAAACCCCGGTCGTGACGATCGTCGGGAAAAGCTGGGACTTCCAGGTCACAGAAGCTCTCAAAATAGAGCTTGAAGAGAACCTCGAGCTCGTACACGACTCGATCGAGTACCTGAAACGCCACGTGGACAAGGTGTTTTTTGACGCCGAGCATTTTTTTGACGGCTGGAAGAGAAACTCCGAGTACTCAGCGAAGGTTCTTGAGACCGCCTACGGGGCGGGAGTCGACACGGTCGTTTTATGTGACACAAACGGCGGCTCCATGCCTTGGGACGTCGAGGGCGCCATAAGGGAAGTTAACGGCATGTTCGATAACCCGAGCCTAGGAATACACACCCATAACGACAGCGAAGTCGGGGTCGCTAACACCCTTTACGCCGTAAGGGAGGGAGCATCCCAGGTCCAGGGAACCATGAACGGCTACGGGGAGCGGTGCGGAAACGCCAATCTCTGCGCCATAATACCGAATATCGCCCTGAAGCTCGGGATGGATTCCATCTCCGCAGAGGACCTGAAAAAACTCTATTCCGTGTCCCACTTCATTCATGAGCTCACCAATCTTGCACCTCTTAAGAAACAGGCATTTGTCGGTGAGAGCGCCTTCGCTCACAAAGGGGGAATACACGTAAGCGCCGTAATGAAGAATTCAGACACCTACGAGCACGTAGAGCCCCAGAGCGTCGGCAACAGGAGGCGGGTGCTGGTCTCTGACCTCTCCGGACGGGCCAACATAGCTTATAAGGCGCAGGAACTGGGAGTGGAAATAGACCCCAAGGACGAAAGAATCCTCGAGATACTGAACGAACTTAAGGTTCTGGAAAACCAGGGTTACGAGTTCGAGGGGGCGGACGCGTCCTTTGAACTGCTGGTGAGAAAAACCCTCGGAACATACAAAAAGCGGTTTCACCTGAAAAACACCCGGACACTGGTCGAAAAACGGGAAGGTGACGAGGAGCCGCTCTCGGAGGCCACCGCGGAAGTCCGAGTAAACGGCGTCACGGAATATACAGTGGCAAGGGGAACCGGCCCCGTAAGTGCGATAGACAGGGCGCTTCGGAAATCGCTTGAGAAATTCTTCCCGAGTCTTAAGACCCTGAGGCTGTTCGATTACAGGGTAAGGGTAGTGTCGAGGTCGGGCGGTACCGACTCCGTGGTAAGGGTGCTTGTGGAATCGGGAGACGGGGAGAAGAGATGGAGCACGGTGGGGGTTTCCGACAACATAGTGGAAGCGAGCTGGAAAGCTCTTGTCGACAGCATAGACTACAAGATCTTAAAGGACGAACTCGAAGCCCGAGATTAA
- a CDS encoding rhodanese-related sulfurtransferase: MSKQPDSRGIAVFSFYKFVDLDGLFEIKNSLLSLCGENGINGTFILASEGINATVAGPREGIDGLIAHLESDTRLSGAQYKLSYNKKSPFHRLKVKFKKELVSMGVSAIKPQRLSGQRIPPEQWNELISRSDVLLIDTRNDYENRVGTFRGAVNPETEHFREFPEYVRKNLDPAEHKEVAMFCTGGIRCEKATSYLLERGFQRVYQLEGGVLSYLERVPREQSLWEGECFVFDDRTSVSHDLSRGIWSTCRNCRAPVSPEDRESEEFREGISCPRCHAKLTPERISSLEERQKQMRLARERNRKHLGAVIKRGSAKRAQG, from the coding sequence ATGAGTAAGCAGCCCGACAGCCGTGGCATTGCCGTCTTTTCCTTCTACAAGTTCGTTGATCTTGACGGCCTTTTCGAAATAAAGAACTCCCTGCTCTCGCTTTGCGGGGAAAACGGCATAAACGGCACCTTCATTCTCGCTTCTGAGGGAATAAACGCCACCGTGGCGGGTCCCCGGGAGGGCATAGACGGGCTTATTGCCCATCTTGAGAGCGACACCAGGCTCTCGGGTGCGCAGTACAAGCTTAGTTACAACAAGAAAAGCCCATTTCACCGGCTTAAGGTGAAATTCAAGAAGGAGTTGGTCTCCATGGGCGTAAGCGCCATAAAGCCGCAGCGTCTCTCGGGGCAGCGCATACCGCCCGAGCAGTGGAATGAGCTTATAAGCCGCTCCGACGTGCTTCTTATAGACACAAGAAACGATTACGAAAACCGCGTCGGAACCTTCAGGGGCGCCGTGAATCCCGAGACGGAGCACTTCAGGGAGTTTCCCGAGTACGTGAGGAAAAACCTCGACCCCGCGGAGCACAAGGAGGTTGCGATGTTCTGCACGGGCGGGATAAGGTGCGAGAAAGCGACATCCTATCTTCTCGAGCGGGGATTTCAGCGGGTGTATCAACTTGAAGGAGGGGTGCTTTCCTACCTCGAGCGGGTTCCGCGCGAGCAGAGCCTCTGGGAAGGGGAGTGTTTCGTGTTTGACGACCGCACCTCGGTCAGCCACGACCTTTCTAGGGGAATCTGGAGCACATGCAGAAACTGCAGGGCCCCCGTATCTCCGGAGGACAGGGAATCCGAGGAGTTCCGTGAGGGAATATCGTGCCCCCGCTGCCACGCAAAGCTTACTCCAGAGAGGATTTCATCGCTTGAGGAAAGACAGAAGCAGATGAGGCTTGCCAGAGAGAGAAACCGCAAACATCTCGGGGCCGTAATAAAAAGAGGGAGCGCGAAACGGGCGCAGGGTTAA
- a CDS encoding cupin domain-containing protein, producing the protein MHVKNIDDIESEVLESANGVSRQMLIGPEEGPNFSMRKLVIEPGGGIPAHTSGAEHEQYVLGGTARVGIGDQVYKVAKGDIVFIPAGEPHWYEAYGEEPFELLSVLPNRDNEMVFAK; encoded by the coding sequence ATGCACGTAAAAAACATTGACGATATAGAGAGCGAGGTTCTGGAGTCTGCCAATGGCGTTTCAAGGCAGATGCTAATAGGCCCTGAGGAGGGTCCTAATTTCTCTATGAGAAAGCTTGTCATCGAACCTGGGGGCGGCATTCCCGCTCATACAAGTGGCGCCGAGCATGAGCAGTATGTTCTAGGCGGTACGGCCAGAGTCGGAATCGGGGATCAGGTTTATAAAGTAGCGAAGGGCGACATTGTGTTTATCCCCGCCGGAGAGCCGCACTGGTATGAAGCTTACGGAGAGGAGCCTTTTGAGCTTCTGTCGGTTTTGCCGAATAGAGACAACGAGATGGTTTTCGCAAAATAG
- the dnaX gene encoding DNA polymerase III subunit gamma/tau: MAYRVLARKWRPQTFEDLIGQEFPAVTLRNSIESGKIAHALLFAGPRGTGKTSTARIVAKAINCERKDGERYPCSTDQCPSCEGISEGKSLDVQEIDAASHTGVADVREIIESVKYSPASARKKVYIIDEVHMLSQSAFNALLKIMEEPPEHAIFILATTEAHKVPPTIMSRCQRYDFKKIPVEKIKESLEKITKAEGIKIDTETLYLIARESEGSMRDSLSLLDQLTVSFEDKITHKDVIGLLGIPDNESLKSILRAVFAKEPAKCVELVRNAASKGISPRRMAQDIIYMFRNLLYLKICGKDFTSDLSPDEKDELSELVKDESTETVELLFNIIIDGGERIRGSFYPEIVLELALVKMSTVGKVEKIDDILKRLERLSPQASGTGKTPGSPGGQTKTAERRPEKREDKPAEKESKHVEEKDAGENEKLAKQTPASAAGEQTSGDGPAKQEIVNFVHGKDKFLARKLAQAHLLEVSGNRVSIKFLKNGINHEKELKKSGKLREILKEMLGVGKVKIEVDTINDEGINGTGGPSRKPDPAEDEIVNYAIRQFDASVIKRKNLSQG, encoded by the coding sequence ATGGCATATAGAGTACTCGCCCGCAAGTGGCGCCCCCAGACTTTCGAAGACCTGATAGGTCAGGAATTCCCCGCCGTCACCCTCAGAAACTCAATCGAATCCGGGAAGATAGCCCACGCACTGCTTTTCGCCGGCCCGAGAGGCACGGGAAAGACATCCACGGCGAGAATCGTCGCCAAGGCCATAAACTGCGAGAGAAAAGACGGGGAGAGATACCCCTGCTCAACGGACCAGTGCCCAAGCTGCGAGGGGATATCGGAGGGAAAATCGCTTGACGTGCAGGAGATCGACGCCGCGTCGCACACGGGCGTGGCCGACGTTCGCGAGATCATAGAGAGCGTTAAATACTCCCCGGCTTCCGCAAGAAAAAAAGTCTACATAATCGACGAAGTGCACATGCTCTCCCAGTCGGCCTTTAACGCCCTCCTTAAGATAATGGAAGAGCCCCCGGAGCACGCGATCTTCATACTGGCGACCACGGAGGCCCACAAGGTTCCCCCGACCATTATGTCCCGCTGCCAGAGATACGACTTCAAGAAAATACCTGTCGAGAAAATAAAGGAGTCTCTCGAGAAAATAACAAAGGCGGAGGGGATAAAAATCGATACGGAAACCCTCTACCTGATCGCAAGGGAATCTGAGGGCAGCATGAGGGATTCACTGAGCCTGCTTGACCAGCTGACCGTGTCCTTCGAAGACAAAATAACCCACAAGGACGTGATAGGCCTGCTCGGCATACCGGATAACGAGTCGCTCAAAAGCATCCTGAGAGCCGTTTTCGCCAAGGAACCGGCAAAATGCGTGGAGCTCGTGCGAAACGCAGCGTCAAAGGGGATAAGCCCTAGGAGGATGGCCCAAGACATCATTTACATGTTCAGGAACCTGCTCTACCTTAAAATCTGCGGCAAGGATTTTACTTCCGACCTGTCCCCGGATGAAAAGGACGAGCTTTCAGAACTGGTAAAAGACGAATCCACGGAAACCGTAGAGCTTCTCTTTAACATAATAATCGACGGGGGAGAGAGAATACGCGGCTCCTTTTACCCGGAAATCGTGCTTGAGCTCGCGCTTGTAAAGATGAGCACCGTCGGAAAAGTAGAGAAGATAGACGACATCCTGAAAAGGCTTGAGAGACTGTCTCCGCAGGCTTCCGGCACGGGAAAAACACCGGGCTCCCCTGGAGGACAGACTAAAACCGCAGAGCGCCGTCCCGAGAAACGGGAAGACAAACCCGCGGAGAAAGAGAGCAAGCACGTTGAAGAAAAAGACGCGGGCGAAAACGAAAAACTGGCAAAGCAAACACCTGCGTCTGCGGCCGGGGAGCAGACCTCGGGCGACGGTCCCGCAAAACAGGAGATCGTCAACTTTGTGCACGGCAAAGACAAGTTTTTAGCAAGAAAGCTTGCCCAGGCCCACCTGCTTGAAGTAAGTGGGAACCGGGTAAGCATAAAATTTCTTAAAAACGGCATAAATCATGAAAAAGAGCTTAAAAAATCAGGAAAATTAAGAGAGATACTAAAGGAGATGCTAGGCGTTGGGAAAGTAAAGATCGAGGTGGATACCATAAACGATGAGGGGATTAACGGAACCGGCGGCCCCTCAAGAAAGCCTGATCCCGCAGAGGACGAGATAGTTAACTACGCAATCCGGCAGTTTGACGCCAGCGTGATAAAAAGAAAAAATTTAAGCCAGGGGTGA
- a CDS encoding carbon starvation protein A, translating into MNAAVIAIVVIALYLIGYRYYSKFISEKVYGVREGEPTPAHQLRDGVDYVPAGRHILFGHHFASIAGAAPIIGPAIAVFWGWVPAIIWVVFGTIFIGAVHDFGALVISARNRGRSVGDLAGIFISPRGRTLFLLIVCFLVFFVIAVFAYAIAVLFVSFPASVLPVNFQILVALVIGFLFYKRGVPILWPSIIALALLYFMIWAGTKVPLTIPEVMGSQVVTWVIILMVYSFVASVLPVWMLLQPRDYINGIHLFVGLAILITGIMVAHPEMQAPAINFAADGLPVLPFLFITVACGAVSGFHGLVASGTTSKQLDRMRDSRFVGYGGMLGEGTLAMIATLAVAAGIERSEWLKHYHSWESASSGGIANFVMGTSSFLTSIHIPEVLGTTLISVIVISFAATSLDTGARIQRIVIGELGEAYGIKALKNRYIGAFFAIVPPLALALFAQVPGKGPGSGGFLLWPLFGATNQLIAGITLLLITLYLKRSKKPFIYTLVPMIFLVAMTTASIFFNLKYFLDNALLFGLSAIMFVLAVWLIFEAAVVSRKTPGDG; encoded by the coding sequence ATGAACGCAGCCGTAATAGCGATAGTCGTAATAGCTCTTTACCTGATCGGGTACAGGTATTACTCAAAGTTCATTTCCGAGAAAGTTTACGGAGTAAGAGAAGGGGAGCCTACTCCTGCCCACCAGCTGCGGGACGGCGTGGACTACGTGCCCGCCGGCAGACACATTCTTTTCGGGCATCATTTCGCATCCATAGCGGGCGCCGCGCCTATAATAGGGCCGGCCATAGCCGTGTTCTGGGGGTGGGTTCCGGCAATTATCTGGGTTGTGTTCGGAACTATCTTCATCGGTGCCGTTCATGATTTCGGCGCTCTGGTTATCTCGGCGAGGAACAGGGGAAGATCCGTCGGGGATCTTGCCGGCATATTCATAAGCCCGAGAGGGAGAACCCTTTTTCTTCTAATAGTCTGTTTCCTGGTCTTTTTCGTGATAGCAGTTTTCGCCTACGCGATCGCGGTTCTTTTCGTAAGCTTTCCCGCGAGCGTGCTTCCCGTGAACTTCCAGATACTGGTGGCACTTGTTATAGGGTTTCTCTTCTACAAAAGAGGGGTTCCCATCTTGTGGCCATCGATAATCGCGCTTGCGCTTCTTTACTTTATGATCTGGGCGGGAACCAAGGTTCCCCTGACCATTCCCGAGGTGATGGGAAGCCAGGTGGTGACGTGGGTAATCATTCTAATGGTCTACTCCTTTGTGGCCTCGGTTCTCCCCGTGTGGATGCTTCTTCAGCCCAGGGACTACATAAACGGAATCCATCTTTTCGTAGGTCTCGCGATACTTATAACGGGGATAATGGTTGCGCATCCCGAGATGCAGGCCCCGGCCATTAACTTTGCTGCCGATGGGCTTCCCGTACTTCCGTTCCTTTTCATAACCGTTGCGTGCGGAGCGGTAAGCGGATTCCACGGTCTTGTCGCGAGCGGAACCACCTCGAAGCAGCTTGACAGGATGCGGGATTCAAGATTCGTGGGTTACGGGGGTATGCTGGGGGAGGGCACCCTTGCCATGATAGCTACTCTAGCGGTCGCGGCGGGAATAGAGCGTAGTGAATGGCTTAAGCACTATCATTCGTGGGAATCGGCATCAAGCGGCGGCATAGCGAATTTCGTCATGGGAACTTCGAGCTTTCTTACCTCAATCCATATTCCCGAGGTACTGGGAACCACCCTTATAAGCGTGATAGTGATAAGTTTCGCGGCGACTTCCCTTGATACCGGGGCCAGGATACAGAGGATCGTTATAGGGGAACTCGGGGAAGCCTACGGAATCAAGGCTCTTAAAAACAGGTATATCGGGGCATTCTTCGCCATTGTGCCTCCGCTCGCTCTCGCGCTTTTCGCGCAGGTTCCCGGCAAGGGGCCAGGCTCGGGCGGGTTTTTGCTCTGGCCTCTTTTCGGCGCTACAAACCAGCTGATAGCCGGAATCACGCTGCTTCTGATTACTCTTTACCTAAAAAGATCGAAAAAACCGTTTATCTACACGCTCGTGCCTATGATTTTCCTGGTGGCCATGACTACTGCCTCCATATTTTTCAACCTTAAGTATTTTCTGGATAACGCGCTTCTTTTCGGTCTCTCGGCGATAATGTTCGTTCTTGCCGTCTGGCTGATTTTTGAGGCTGCAGTCGTGTCGAGGAAAACCCCGGGCGACGGCTGA
- a CDS encoding YbaB/EbfC family nucleoid-associated protein, protein MKLGGNMKNIMKQMGKMKEQMERLQNEAGEKTVEASSGGGMVTVTAKAKGEIVSIVVEPEIISETDIEMLQDLVTAAVNEALYKGQELMKDEVSRFTAGMGLPPGLI, encoded by the coding sequence ATGAAACTGGGCGGAAACATGAAAAACATCATGAAGCAGATGGGGAAAATGAAGGAGCAGATGGAGCGCCTTCAGAACGAGGCCGGGGAAAAGACCGTGGAGGCTTCTTCCGGAGGAGGAATGGTCACGGTTACCGCAAAGGCAAAGGGGGAGATAGTATCAATAGTCGTAGAGCCCGAAATAATAAGCGAAACCGACATTGAGATGCTACAGGACCTAGTGACAGCTGCTGTAAACGAGGCCCTTTACAAGGGACAGGAGCTTATGAAAGACGAAGTCTCGCGCTTCACCGCCGGCATGGGGCTTCCGCCGGGGCTTATCTAA